The region TCCTGTGCGATGAAATGCAAATACCTTCAAATCAACAAGCAGGTCAATATATCGTCCCGGTCGTAAATCCGGTTATAGTCAACGGTTTACGAACGACAAAAGTAATACATGACATCTATGAGAAAGATAAAACAAAATTGGAAGATATTTACATTACGGTCCGCCTGTACGAAACAAAAAATCAAGGTCTCGTAAATAAAATCACTGAAGCTACAAATACCCAGACCTCAATCAATTTCAGGGACAAGATCAGCAACAAAGACTTCCAGAAATATGTGAAATTACTCTTTGAAAACAAAGGTATTGCATATATTTCAAAAAGAGGAGAGATATTCACCAACCAGTTGAGTAAAGAAATGCATGAATCAATAACCAGTGAAAAAGCAATTAAATTCTGGTATGCAACATATTATGAAAAACCCGAAATTGCTAAGAATTCCGTATCAAAGGTGTTAGAAGAAGTATTCGATGCTACGAACCAGGAAAATCCTCTGGTAAATCTTTTTGATGGTAATAAAAATTCACCTGTTTATTTGCAAATTTACAACAGCTACCTGATCATGAAACTGGTTGTTGAAAAGAAAAAGAGCCGGACAGATGCTGATGATCTCCTTGAGCACAGCGATGAGCTTCTAAGCTATGGGATCTACAAATACCTGATGACAAAACAATTGGATTTTTCGCAAGCAAACATCGAAAATGGTTATGAGTCTACTGTTACTATTGTCAGGAATAATGTCTCGGCTGAAAAGGATCGAAGAGATCAAAAAGGGGAAACATACTCTCATAGCAGTTACTTCAAGAGTGCACAATGCCGAATAGATTACAATACAGCTACAAATATCTCTGAAACATATGATCTTATTGATAAATTACTCATCAAAACAGACTG is a window of Methanosarcinales archaeon DNA encoding:
- a CDS encoding AIPR family protein: LCDEMQIPSNQQAGQYIVPVVNPVIVNGLRTTKVIHDIYEKDKTKLEDIYITVRLYETKNQGLVNKITEATNTQTSINFRDKISNKDFQKYVKLLFENKGIAYISKRGEIFTNQLSKEMHESITSEKAIKFWYATYYEKPEIAKNSVSKVLEEVFDATNQENPLVNLFDGNKNSPVYLQIYNSYLIMKLVVEKKKSRTDADDLLEHSDELLSYGIYKYLMTKQLDFSQANIENGYESTVTIVRNNVSAEKDRRDQKGETYSHSSYFKSAQCRIDYNTATNISETYDLIDKLLIKTD